The following coding sequences are from one Anolis carolinensis isolate JA03-04 unplaced genomic scaffold, rAnoCar3.1.pri scaffold_52, whole genome shotgun sequence window:
- the LOC134292308 gene encoding zinc finger and SCAN domain-containing protein 2-like isoform X2 yields MASPLPPYPRSHTGEKLHQCLECGKQFDWKNSLTVHERTHTGEKPYECVECGKSFSRSDKLRSHQRTHTGEKPYKCIECGESFSRSDSLRSHQRTHTGEKPYKCMECGESFSHSGSLRSHQRTHTGEKPSKCMECGKSFSQSDKLRSHQRTHTGEKPYKCIECGESFSRSDSLRSHQRTHTGEKPYKCIECGESFSRSNNLRSHQRKHTGEKPYKCIECGESFSRSDNLRSHQRTHTGEKPYKCMECGENFSQSGSLRSHQKTHTGEKPHKCIECGESFSPSNNLRSHQRKHTGEKPYKCVECGKSFSHSGNLRSHQRTHTGEKPYKCIECGKSFSRSDKLRSHQKTHTGEKPYKCIECGKSFSRSDSLRSHQRTHTGEKPYKCIECGKSFSQSDSLRSHQRTHTEEKSP; encoded by the coding sequence atggcaagtcctctacctccctatcctagatcacacacaggggagaagttacatcagtgtctggaatgtgggaaacaatttgattggaaaaattctcttactgtacatgaacggacccacacaggggagaagccatatgaatgtgtggaatgtggaaagagcttcagtcggagtgacaaattacgttcccatcaaaggacccacacaggggagaaaccctataaatgcatagaatgtggagaaagcttcagtcggagtgacagtctacgttcccatcaaaggacccacacaggggagaagccatataaatgcatggaatgtggagaaagcttcagtcacagtggcagtctacgttcccatcaaaggacccacacaggggagaagccctctaaatgcatggaatgtggaaagagcttcagtcagagtgacaaattacgttcccatcaaaggacccacacaggggagaaaccctataaatgcatagaatgtggagaaagcttcagtcggagtgacagtctacgttcccatcaaaggacccacacaggggagaagccatataaatgcatagaatgtggagaaagcttcagtcggagtaacaatctacgttcccatcaaaggaagcacacaggggagaagccatataaatgcatagaatgtggagaaagcttcagtcggagtgacaatctacgttcccatcaaaggacccacacaggggagaagccatataaatgcatggaatgtggagaaaacttcagtcaaagtggcagtctacgttcccatcaaaagacccacacaggggagaagccacataaatgcatagaatgtggagaaagcttcagtccgAGTaacaatctacgttcccatcaaaggaagcacacaggggagaagccatataaatgcgtagaatgcggaaagagcttcagtcacagtggcaatctacgttcccatcaaaggacccacacaggggagaagccatataaatgcatagaatgtggaaagagcttcagtcggagtgacaagctacgttcccatcaaaagacccacacaggggagaagccatataaatgcatagaatgcggaaagagcttcagtcggagtgacagtctacgttcccatcaaaggacccacacaggggagaagccatataaatgcatagaatgtggaaagagcttcagtcagagtgacagtctacgttcccatcaaaggacccacacagaggAGAAGTCACCTTAA
- the LOC134292308 gene encoding zinc finger protein 420-like isoform X1, with translation MENSLSKSHTGEKRHNCKDCGKCFIERSSLAKHQRTHTGEKPYKCMECGKSFSESGNLRAHQRTHTGEKPHTCMECGKSFSESGNLRAHQRTHTGEKPYKCMECGKSFSRSGDLRTHQRTHTGEKPHTCMECGKRFSQSGHLHIHQRTHTGEKPHTCMECGKSFSKSGHLRIHQRTHTGEKPHTCMECGKSFSQSGHLRIHQRMHTGEKPHTCMECGKSFSHSGSLRTHQRIHTGEKPHTCRECGKSFSKSGHLRTHQRTHTGEKPHTCMECGKRFSESGHLRTHQRTHTGEKPHTCMECGKRFSESGHLRTHQRTHTGEKPHTCRECGKSFSKSGNLHTHQRTHTREKPHTCMECGKSFSQSGNLHTHQRTHTGEKPHTCMECGKSFSRSDYLRSHQRTHTGEKPHTCMECGKSFSGSGDLRIHQRIHTGEKPHTCMECGKSFSKSGHLRIHQRTHTGEKPHTCMECGKRFSESGHLRIHQRTHTGEKPHTCMECGKSFSQSGHLRIHQRIHTGEKPHKCMECGNSFSKSGHLRTHQRMHTGEKPHK, from the coding sequence atggaaaattcattgtcaaaatcacacacaggggagaagcgacataattgtaaggactgtgggaaatgtttcattgagagaagttctcttgctaaacatcaacgaactcacacaggagagaagccatataaatgcatggaatgtggaaagagcttcagtgagagtggaaatctacgcgcccatcaaaggactcacacaggggagaagccacatacatgcatggaatgtggaaagagcttcagtgagagtggaaatctacgcgcccatcaaaggactcacacaggggagaagccatataaatgcatggaatgtggaaagagcttcagtcggagtggagatctacgcacccatcaaaggactcacacaggggagaagccacatacatgcatggaatgtggaaagagattcagtcagagtggacatctgcatatccatcaaaggactcacacaggggagaagccacatacatgcatggaatgtggaaagagcttcagtaagagtggacatctgcgtatccatcaaaggactcacacaggggagaagccacatacatgcatggaatgtggaaagagcttcagtcagagtggacatctgcgtatccatcaaaggatgcacacaggagagaagccacatacatgcatggaatgtggaaagagcttcagtcatagtggaagtctacgcacccatcaaaggattcacacaggggagaagccacatacatgcagggaatgtggaaagagcttcagtaagagtggacatctgcgcacccatcaaaggactcacacaggggagaagccacatacatgcatggaatgtggaaagagattcagtgagagtggacatctgcgcacccatcaaaggactcacacaggggagaagccacatacatgcatggaatgtggaaagagattcagtgagagtggacatctgcgcacccatcaaaggactcacacaggggagaagccacatacatgcagggaatgtggaaagagcttcagtaagagtggaaatctacacacccatcaaaggacccacacaagggagaagccacatacatgcatggaatgtggaaagagcttcagtcagagtggaaatctacacacccatcaaaggactcacacaggagagaagccacatacatgcatggaatgtggaaagagcttcagtcggagtgactatctacgttcccatcaaaggactcacacaggagagaagccacatacatgcatggaatgtggaaagagcttcagtgggaGTGgagatctgcgtatccatcaaaggattcacacaggggagaagccacatacatgcatggaatgtggaaagagcttcagtaagagtggacatctgcgtatccatcaaaggactcacacaggagagaagccacatacatgcatggaatgtggaaagagattcagtgagagtggacatctgcgtatccatcaaaggactcacacaggagagaagccacatacatgcatggaatgtggaaagagcttcagtcagagtggacatctgcgtatccatcaaaggatccacacaggggagaagccacataaatgcatggaatgtggaaacagcttcagtaagagtggacatctgcgtacccatcaaaggatgcacacaggagagaagccacataaatag